The DNA region GTAGAGTTTCCGGTACCAGACAACTACTTCGATACCTACGAGGGGCGGGTGGCCGCGCAGATGCAGACCATGAACATCTATCGTGACGCCCAGGAAGGGCATGACCTGAAAATGACGACAGGTGTTGGAGAAACCCAATGGCGTGAAGATATATGGCCGCACCTGCTGCAACGCCTGACACCGGAGCAGCGCGCTGAGTGGGATGCTGCCTATCAGGAACGTAATGACGCGATGAACGCCAATGAGGCGAACTGGTCAGAAGAAGAAATGGCGATCTGGAAGTATCAGCGTTACCTTCAGGACTATCTCGCAACCATCAAGTCGGTGGATGAGTCAGTTGGTGAGGTACTGGATTATCTTGAAGCCAATGACCTGGCTGAAAATACCATTGTCGTTTACACCTCGGACCAGGGTTTTTATATGGGTGAGCATGGCTGGTTTGATAAACGCTTTATGTACGAAGAGTCTTTCCGGGCGCCTTTGCTGATGCAATATCCAGCTAAAATCAAAGCCGGAACAGTAGTCAGTCAACTGGTACAGAACATTGACTATGCACCGACCTTTCTAGAATACGCAGGTGTTGAGATACCAGCGGAGATGCAGGGGGACTCCATGGTAGACATTATTGCCAGAACCGACTGCGACTGGCGCTCATCCCTTTATTATCACTTCTATGAATACCCGGCCATGCACGACGTAAGTCGTCACTATGGCGTGCGTGACAATCGTTACAAGCTGATGCACTTCTACTACCTGATGGATGAATGGGAATTTTATGACCTGGATAAAGACCCTGCTGAAATGACCAATGCCATTAACGATCCGGCTTATGCCAATGAAATACAACGCTTAAAAACTGAAATCAAAAGACTGGAAGCCTTTTATGACGTTCCACCCCGGACTGACTGGATAGACCAGCCTCTGGAATACAAGCCTGCACCCACGCTGGAAGAGCTTTATCCTCACTGTTTCAATTCATAACCATGGCACAGTGAAAATCAGCTTCACATCTTTTTCGTCTTTGAAAGCATTAGGGAACTCTCTTGACCAGCTGGGTAAATTCGTCTTGTTTTTAAAAAGCGTGGCGTGCGCCTTGACAGACCCACCTTTCAGATGGCCGGACTGAAAGGTATAGCCAACATCAACATTGTACGCCTGCTCTTCCAGCTTTCTGGTTGAGGTGATTCCGGGGTTTAACGTATTGGGTTTGCCATCCCAGCCGTGGGCATAGGAGACTCCTGCACACCATCCCTGCCCAAAGTCATACCACGCCCCAAAAAACAGGGCTTTTTCACCATTGTGATTAAAGTCAGAGCGACTGTCCCACCACACTTCATAAGCACCGTTAGAACCACCGAACCCGCCATTATACCCGGTGGGACGAAATGAAAAGTTGGATTCAGAGCCCCGTACCTGTGTATAGGTTGCCTCAGCCCTGAACATCCAACGTCCAAAATGGAAGCCTGACATCAAGGCGTGCTGATACGCCAGCCCATCAAAAATATCATTAGTGGTATTACTCGTATTCTCTGCATTCCAGACAATGCCACTATTATCCTTATCATTCATGCCATAGAAGTGGTAACTGACCGTATAATGATCACCGGCATAAGTCAGTTTCAATTTATAAAGATCAATAAAGTCATCTGCCTGGCCAAATCCAGCCAGCACACTGATTCCAGAGTTAAAATCGTAGCTGCTGCCGATGCTGTATACGTTATGCATTTTTGTGCCATCTTTTCGCCGCATCTCTTTCATGTCGTAAATCCATGGTTTTTTATATCGATCGGCCCACATATAGGCGATGGTCAGCCCACCAAAGCGATAAATTCCCTCTCCACCACGGTATGTACCGGGAACAAAGCTCCAGTTAACACCTAAAACACCAGGCGCAGACGGCTGAATATAACCGGCATGCGCTTTAAATCGATTATATTCCAGTCTCGCCGCCGCTTTATAAAAAGTCATACCATTTTTTATCCTGCCCTTATCATCAATCAGCGACATTTCCCCGAGCTGTGAAGTGCCTGAATTCCAGAGATCCCAGGTACCAAAGACACCGGCATCCAGCCCGAACAAATTACCTAGCAGACCAGAAATAAAATCCAGGTTTACCAGAGTAGTGGAATGATAAAGATTTTCTTTAAAACGGTCCGACACGTCATCACGACGATCACGAATCCGGGTCATGTTATAAATATTTCCCGATATTTTGGCATCTTTTAAAAAGTGATGCCCTCCCTCTACAGGAAGACCGGAATGAGAAGTCTTAATGTTATCGGAAGCAGGCAAGCCAGTACCTGTCAGAATGACCGGAACAACAATGGTCAGCATTACTTTATTCTGCATTTGCTCTCCCGATCAATTTCAGGTTCAGGTCACAGCAGCGTCTATAATGTACGACTACCAACAAACGTTCGGGGGCTATACCCGCCGGAACAGGAAGATAAACCGTCAGGGTTTAATACAGTCGAACAAAGTATAGAAGCAGATATTGAGGTATTACCTATAGCTTTTGATAAAGCTCTTCAGCAATACGACACTTGCCTTTCAAACTCACAGGTTCACTTTAAACACGAGAAAAAATAGCCCTCGCAACAGAAGCAGCACCACGATCAGGTGAGTGAGGTAACATGAAACTCTATGATCAGCTTATTCAGTTTGTAGAACAGAAGCTGGGACCGTTTGCTGGCAAAGTAGGCTGCCAGCGACATGTAACTGCGCTGCGTGACGGATTTCTTGTGTCTATGCCATTTGTCATTATTGGCAGCTTTATTCTTATACTGTCCAACCCGCCCTTTGCCGAAGATACCACAAATGTTATGGGTCGCACCTGGCTGGATTTTGTCGCGAAACACCGGTCTGTGATTATCATGCCATGGAGCATGAGCATGGGAATTATGTCACTGTTTGTTTCCATGGGGGTCGCTTACAGCCTGGCCCGCTCCTACAAAATGGATGCCATTGGTGCAGCAGCCCTGTCGCTTATGACATTCCTTCTTATTGCTGCACCAGACAAGGATGGTACATTGCCAATGCTGTATATGGGAGGCACCGGTATATTCACAGCCCTGATATCAGCGTACTTTTCGGTAGAACTGACCCGTTTTCTCTCCCGACAC from Endozoicomonas sp. NE40 includes:
- a CDS encoding sulfatase, with product MSSTLTLKPDTPRPNIIYIMSDDHAVRAVSAYGSDIAHLAPTPNIDRIARNGVRFDESFVTNSLCGPSRAAMFTGKFGHKNGFNHNGQLFDGSQAVWPRLLKAAGYTTAVIGKWHINLTPDGFDFDHWEVLNDQGEYYNPDWITAEGIQKEMGYTTDQITSKTLKWLDQQRDKSKPFALVMHHKAPHRNWMPAPRHTRAFEQVEFPVPDNYFDTYEGRVAAQMQTMNIYRDAQEGHDLKMTTGVGETQWREDIWPHLLQRLTPEQRAEWDAAYQERNDAMNANEANWSEEEMAIWKYQRYLQDYLATIKSVDESVGEVLDYLEANDLAENTIVVYTSDQGFYMGEHGWFDKRFMYEESFRAPLLMQYPAKIKAGTVVSQLVQNIDYAPTFLEYAGVEIPAEMQGDSMVDIIARTDCDWRSSLYYHFYEYPAMHDVSRHYGVRDNRYKLMHFYYLMDEWEFYDLDKDPAEMTNAINDPAYANEIQRLKTEIKRLEAFYDVPPRTDWIDQPLEYKPAPTLEELYPHCFNS
- a CDS encoding OprD family outer membrane porin → MQNKVMLTIVVPVILTGTGLPASDNIKTSHSGLPVEGGHHFLKDAKISGNIYNMTRIRDRRDDVSDRFKENLYHSTTLVNLDFISGLLGNLFGLDAGVFGTWDLWNSGTSQLGEMSLIDDKGRIKNGMTFYKAAARLEYNRFKAHAGYIQPSAPGVLGVNWSFVPGTYRGGEGIYRFGGLTIAYMWADRYKKPWIYDMKEMRRKDGTKMHNVYSIGSSYDFNSGISVLAGFGQADDFIDLYKLKLTYAGDHYTVSYHFYGMNDKDNSGIVWNAENTSNTTNDIFDGLAYQHALMSGFHFGRWMFRAEATYTQVRGSESNFSFRPTGYNGGFGGSNGAYEVWWDSRSDFNHNGEKALFFGAWYDFGQGWCAGVSYAHGWDGKPNTLNPGITSTRKLEEQAYNVDVGYTFQSGHLKGGSVKAHATLFKNKTNLPSWSREFPNAFKDEKDVKLIFTVPWL